From Candidatus Nucleicultrix amoebiphila FS5, a single genomic window includes:
- the ileS gene encoding isoleucine--tRNA ligase, with the protein MSDYKDTIFLPNTAFPMKGDLAKREPEWVKRWQDMNLYKKLRSMSQGREKFVLHAGPPYANGHFHIGHAFTGIFKDIVVRTQQMSGKDAPFVPGWDCHGLPIEWKIEEKYQKQKKAKDEVPVGQFRKECRDFAQHWIDVQREETRRMGILADLNHPYITMDYSAEASITGELFKFLKNGGLYKGYKPVMWSVVEKTAMAEAEIEYQDRQSPSIYVRFPIIETKSEAFKGVSIVIWTTTPWSLPGNRAVAYGPEVSYVTLVVEEIGEGSLARVSEKFLLSGELVEAFVSSTKITRYSLSQPVNPEDLKEIKIAHPFYGKGYDFLVPLLPGDHVTTDVGTGFVHTAPSHGLEDFEIGKKFNLEIPETVKDDGYFSEKVPIFAGHHVYKVNPLIIETLKESGNLVAESVITHSYPHSWRSKAPLIYRATPQWFIGLEKNKLREKSLEEIEKVSWFPSQSKNRIRAMVEQSPDWCVSRQRVWGVPLALFVEKSTGKPLIDDQVNERILKAFKEEGCDIWFEAGIEERFLTPNYNPKDYEPVRDILDVWFDSGSTFGFVLEDREDLAMPADLYLEGSDQHRGWFQKSLLVACGTRGIAPFKAVVTHGFVVDEQGRKMSKSLGNGVFPMEVADNMGVEILRLWTAFVDYRDDLRVGPEILKHLQDLYRRFRNTLRYLLGALSGYSAQEKVGYELLPDLEKWVLHRLQELDQLHKKSIEAYDYQGFYNQLHAFCAVDLSAFYFDIRKDSLYCDHPNDDKRKATRWVMYTLFHHLTHWLAPLLCFTTEEAWLTHDSSEESIHLRTFPKVLDSWKNVSLSERFEKLRLQRKCLTGALEEARAKGLIGSSLQAHLVVYDKNNNLLDGVDYSELGIVSTIERKLEEAPEGAYTTTDTPDLGVIVEVAKGEKCQRCWKVLPEVGQGKTLDLCLRCDDVVHSIRGA; encoded by the coding sequence ATGAGCGATTATAAGGACACCATATTCTTACCAAACACAGCCTTTCCTATGAAAGGAGACCTTGCTAAGCGCGAGCCAGAGTGGGTGAAGCGTTGGCAGGATATGAACCTTTACAAAAAATTAAGATCAATGAGTCAGGGGCGTGAAAAATTTGTTTTGCACGCTGGACCACCTTATGCCAATGGCCATTTTCATATAGGACACGCTTTTACGGGTATCTTTAAAGATATTGTGGTGAGAACACAGCAAATGTCAGGAAAAGATGCGCCCTTTGTCCCAGGATGGGATTGTCATGGTCTGCCTATTGAATGGAAAATCGAAGAAAAATATCAAAAGCAGAAAAAAGCTAAAGATGAAGTCCCCGTAGGTCAATTTCGTAAGGAATGCCGTGATTTTGCTCAGCATTGGATTGATGTGCAGCGAGAAGAGACGCGCCGCATGGGTATTCTCGCTGATTTAAATCATCCTTACATTACGATGGATTATTCAGCGGAAGCTTCTATCACTGGTGAGTTGTTTAAATTCCTTAAAAATGGTGGATTATATAAAGGTTATAAGCCAGTTATGTGGTCTGTTGTTGAAAAAACGGCAATGGCTGAGGCTGAAATTGAGTATCAAGACCGTCAATCTCCCTCTATATATGTACGCTTTCCGATCATAGAGACAAAGAGTGAAGCTTTCAAAGGAGTCTCTATTGTTATTTGGACGACAACTCCTTGGAGCTTGCCTGGCAACAGAGCGGTTGCTTATGGTCCAGAAGTTTCCTATGTGACGCTTGTCGTTGAAGAAATAGGGGAAGGGAGTCTTGCGAGAGTTAGTGAAAAATTCCTCTTGTCAGGTGAACTTGTAGAAGCCTTTGTGTCATCAACTAAAATTACCCGTTATAGTCTCAGTCAACCGGTTAACCCTGAAGATTTAAAAGAAATTAAAATTGCCCATCCTTTTTATGGGAAAGGCTATGACTTCCTTGTGCCTCTTTTGCCTGGTGATCATGTGACAACAGATGTTGGTACAGGCTTTGTACATACGGCTCCAAGTCATGGCTTGGAAGACTTTGAGATCGGGAAAAAATTTAATTTGGAAATACCGGAAACGGTCAAAGATGATGGATACTTTAGTGAAAAGGTGCCGATTTTTGCGGGTCACCACGTTTATAAAGTAAATCCACTGATTATTGAGACACTAAAAGAATCAGGAAATTTGGTTGCTGAAAGCGTTATTACTCATAGCTATCCACATTCATGGCGTTCTAAGGCGCCTCTTATTTATCGTGCTACACCTCAATGGTTTATTGGTTTAGAGAAAAATAAGTTAAGAGAAAAATCTTTAGAAGAAATTGAAAAGGTTTCTTGGTTCCCCTCTCAGTCCAAAAATCGTATTCGTGCTATGGTGGAACAGAGTCCAGATTGGTGTGTTTCTCGCCAAAGAGTGTGGGGGGTTCCTTTAGCGTTGTTTGTCGAGAAAAGTACCGGAAAGCCTCTTATCGATGATCAAGTGAATGAGCGTATTTTAAAAGCCTTTAAAGAAGAAGGGTGTGATATTTGGTTTGAAGCAGGCATTGAGGAAAGATTTTTGACGCCAAACTATAATCCTAAGGATTATGAGCCAGTGCGTGATATTCTAGACGTGTGGTTTGATTCAGGATCAACTTTTGGATTTGTTCTCGAAGATCGTGAAGACCTTGCGATGCCGGCTGACCTTTACTTGGAAGGATCTGACCAGCATCGTGGTTGGTTTCAAAAGTCTTTGCTCGTCGCGTGTGGAACGCGCGGAATTGCACCTTTTAAAGCTGTTGTCACTCACGGATTTGTTGTGGATGAACAAGGTCGTAAGATGTCCAAATCCTTAGGGAATGGCGTTTTTCCCATGGAAGTTGCAGATAACATGGGTGTTGAAATTTTACGATTGTGGACAGCATTTGTCGATTATCGTGATGACTTGCGCGTTGGGCCAGAGATTCTCAAACATCTTCAAGATCTTTATAGACGATTTAGAAATACATTGCGTTATCTCTTGGGCGCTCTATCTGGATACTCTGCACAAGAGAAAGTCGGTTACGAGCTGCTGCCTGATCTGGAAAAATGGGTCTTACATCGTTTGCAGGAACTAGACCAATTACATAAAAAAAGCATTGAAGCTTATGATTACCAGGGATTTTATAATCAATTGCATGCGTTTTGCGCTGTGGATCTCTCAGCCTTCTACTTTGATATTCGTAAAGATTCCCTTTATTGTGATCATCCCAATGATGACAAAAGGAAAGCAACACGCTGGGTGATGTATACACTGTTTCATCATTTGACCCATTGGCTGGCTCCGCTCTTATGTTTTACGACAGAAGAGGCGTGGCTTACCCATGACTCAAGTGAGGAAAGTATCCACTTAAGAACTTTTCCGAAAGTGTTGGACAGTTGGAAAAATGTATCTTTAAGTGAACGTTTTGAGAAACTGCGTTTGCAAAGAAAATGTTTAACAGGTGCTTTGGAAGAAGCCCGTGCTAAAGGGCTGATTGGTTCAAGCTTACAAGCGCATCTCGTGGTATATGATAAGAACAATAACCTTCTCGATGGGGTGGATTATTCTGAGTTGGGCATTGTTTCAACCATAGAGAGAAAATTAGAGGAGGCTCCTGAAGGTGCTTACACAACGACTGATACTCCCGATTTAGGGGTGATCGTTGAAGTCGCAAAAGGTGAGAAGTGTCAAAGATGTTGGAAGGTACTGCCGGAAGTAGGGCAAGGGAAAACCTTAGATCTTTGTTTGCGTTGTGATGATGTTGTGCACTCAATAAGGGGGGCTTAA
- the greA gene encoding transcription elongation factor GreA codes for MEKLPMTVDGFERLKQELSHLKKVERQAVIKAIADARALGDLSENAEYHAAREKQGFIEGRITELESKIARAEVIDISKLTGTTVKFGASVTLYDEDTEQETTYQIMGIDEADISKGLLSISSPLAKALIGKDIGDRVEVRTPNGSKGYEILKVIFK; via the coding sequence ATGGAAAAATTACCCATGACTGTTGATGGATTTGAGCGTCTTAAGCAAGAACTCAGCCATTTAAAGAAAGTTGAACGTCAAGCCGTGATTAAAGCGATTGCTGATGCGCGCGCTCTCGGAGATCTGTCTGAGAATGCCGAATACCACGCCGCTCGCGAAAAGCAGGGCTTTATTGAAGGACGTATTACCGAATTAGAAAGCAAAATAGCTCGGGCTGAAGTTATCGACATTAGTAAACTTACAGGTACAACCGTTAAATTTGGTGCTAGCGTTACTCTTTACGATGAAGATACTGAACAAGAAACCACCTATCAAATCATGGGTATCGATGAGGCTGACATTAGTAAAGGTCTTCTTTCTATTTCTTCTCCTCTCGCCAAAGCACTGATTGGAAAAGATATAGGTGATCGCGTTGAAGTACGTACCCCTAATGGCAGTAAAGGGTATGAAATCCTTAAAGTTATCTTTAAGTAG
- a CDS encoding mitochondrial fission ELM1 family protein: MSPKTCWIVYDGDKIGTRNQALGLATALGVEAHLKPVYAKFPWSILPSCFWPLPLRSLSKRSASLDKPWPDLIIAGGRQSAAPAAEIRKLNRGKTKVIQILNPYLPFQSFDAVIVPKHDNLSGSNVIEITGALHGLTDEKLKNAHGDFKNIFKNIPHPLMGVLIGGSNSCYTLDQKVMNKLVKALRDLHKKMGVSFAITVSRRTSSSCYKLLQRGLTDIPHYLWDNTGNNPYLGILAHSDALLVTADSISMTAEACFTGKPVYIYELPGGSAKFKRFHQNLYQNDHARPFEENLKAWTPVKLEEKVQTLKKLISLLNN, from the coding sequence ATGTCCCCAAAGACGTGTTGGATTGTCTATGATGGGGATAAGATCGGTACGCGCAATCAGGCCCTTGGTCTAGCGACTGCTCTGGGGGTAGAGGCTCATTTAAAACCTGTTTATGCTAAGTTTCCATGGTCTATTTTACCTTCTTGTTTTTGGCCATTACCGTTACGTTCTTTGTCTAAGAGAAGTGCTTCACTCGATAAACCCTGGCCCGATCTTATAATTGCTGGCGGACGACAATCCGCCGCACCCGCTGCAGAAATTCGTAAACTCAATCGAGGCAAAACTAAGGTCATTCAAATCCTCAACCCTTATCTACCCTTTCAATCTTTTGATGCGGTCATTGTCCCTAAACATGACAATTTATCGGGCTCAAATGTGATTGAGATAACCGGCGCCCTCCACGGTCTCACAGACGAAAAATTGAAAAATGCCCATGGGGATTTTAAAAATATTTTCAAGAATATCCCCCACCCTTTAATGGGCGTACTCATTGGAGGAAGTAATTCTTGCTATACTCTTGATCAAAAGGTTATGAACAAACTTGTTAAAGCATTACGGGATCTCCATAAAAAAATGGGGGTAAGTTTTGCAATTACTGTTTCTAGAAGAACATCTTCTTCATGTTATAAGCTTTTACAAAGGGGCCTTACTGATATCCCCCACTATCTTTGGGATAATACAGGGAATAACCCCTATCTAGGCATTTTAGCTCATTCAGACGCTCTTTTAGTGACTGCTGATAGTATTTCTATGACGGCAGAAGCTTGCTTCACAGGAAAACCTGTTTACATCTATGAACTCCCAGGAGGTTCTGCAAAATTTAAGCGTTTTCACCAAAATTTGTATCAAAACGATCATGCCCGCCCTTTTGAAGAAAATTTAAAAGCTTGGACCCCCGTAAAACTAGAAGAAAAAGTTCAAACATTAAAAAAACTAATCTCCCTCTTAAACAATTAG
- the rsmA gene encoding 16S rRNA (adenine(1518)-N(6)/adenine(1519)-N(6))-dimethyltransferase RsmA, producing MDLSFLPPLREVIKIHELNAKKSLGQNFILDLNVTRKIAKSAPNLDKGTIIEIGPGPGGLTRALLECGAQNIIAIEQDPRAIQALHDLKTASQGHLRVIEGDALAVDIHTLGEAPRQIVANLPYNIATPLLFGWLKHAHNFCAMTLMFQKEVAKRLVAKPKTKDYGRLAVIVQWLTDPKILFDLPPSVFVPAPKVTSSVVQLVPLKKPRFPCDREALEEITKLGFGQRRKMLRSSLKAAFEDVEKVLLDLNINPQCRAEELTLEEFCRIASYYKKSPVYRGF from the coding sequence ATGGATTTAAGTTTTCTTCCCCCTTTACGGGAAGTCATTAAAATCCATGAACTCAATGCGAAGAAATCCTTAGGTCAAAATTTTATTTTAGATCTAAACGTTACACGCAAAATTGCAAAATCGGCTCCTAATTTGGATAAAGGAACGATAATTGAAATCGGTCCTGGTCCTGGGGGGCTGACGCGCGCTCTTTTAGAGTGTGGAGCGCAAAATATTATTGCCATTGAACAGGACCCGCGAGCGATTCAAGCGCTTCACGATCTAAAAACAGCATCTCAAGGTCATTTAAGGGTTATTGAGGGAGATGCATTGGCTGTTGATATCCACACACTTGGTGAAGCTCCCCGTCAAATTGTCGCTAATCTTCCTTATAACATTGCTACCCCTTTGCTTTTTGGATGGCTTAAGCACGCTCACAATTTTTGTGCGATGACACTTATGTTTCAAAAAGAAGTGGCAAAACGATTGGTGGCTAAGCCTAAAACAAAGGACTATGGCCGTCTTGCGGTAATCGTGCAATGGTTGACAGACCCTAAGATTCTTTTTGATTTACCTCCATCGGTTTTTGTTCCGGCCCCCAAAGTTACTTCGAGTGTTGTGCAACTTGTTCCTTTAAAGAAACCAAGATTTCCCTGTGATAGGGAGGCCCTCGAAGAAATAACGAAATTAGGATTTGGTCAGAGACGTAAAATGCTTCGGTCAAGCTTAAAGGCGGCTTTTGAAGATGTTGAAAAAGTTTTATTGGACCTCAATATCAATCCCCAGTGTCGTGCTGAAGAATTAACGTTAGAGGAATTCTGTCGCATCGCATCTTATTATAAAAAAAGCCCCGTTTATCGGGGCTTTTAA
- a CDS encoding peptidylprolyl isomerase: protein MKLINTFFILLAGFLLSTNVSAQDTIRMAAVVNKKMISEADLESRLKLAVLSSGMELTQEIRDQLKSQILKTMIDEELKLQEAEKFEIQIPKENIDLAFTSIERSNNMEPGYLKAILVENDIPVETMQNQIKANLSWQEYIRERFHSTVQIGDSEIDRGLQEQEQSIAEPQDLIGEIFLSVESPDQDDQVKNQARELVTNMKQGARFSMLAQQFSNAASAAQGGDIGWVRRSMLEDSLKNALESLHPGEITEEPVRGQNGYYILMLRDHREAGESPGKQTLISFKQVLYPVSEIHSERDFQSAMNTMKSLSGSARSCGLYGKIASGNKKLKLQEMKEIPFNSLMPQLKDILSKVEVEQATDPIPSDIGIVSFMVCEKKEIDPKKLSRDDMRAMLVDKKLNLLSERELRNLRRASFIDIRI from the coding sequence ATGAAATTGATCAACACCTTTTTTATCCTTCTCGCAGGATTTCTTTTATCTACCAACGTTAGCGCTCAAGATACAATTCGTATGGCGGCCGTTGTGAACAAGAAGATGATTTCAGAAGCTGATCTGGAATCTCGATTAAAATTAGCAGTCTTGTCATCGGGAATGGAGCTTACTCAAGAGATTCGTGATCAGCTCAAGTCTCAGATTCTTAAAACGATGATCGATGAAGAGTTAAAACTACAGGAAGCTGAGAAATTTGAGATTCAGATTCCAAAGGAAAATATCGATTTAGCTTTCACGAGTATTGAACGTAGTAACAATATGGAGCCAGGGTATCTTAAAGCCATTTTGGTTGAAAACGACATCCCTGTAGAGACCATGCAAAATCAAATCAAAGCTAACTTGTCATGGCAAGAGTATATTCGTGAACGTTTTCACTCAACAGTTCAAATTGGTGATTCCGAGATTGATAGAGGTCTTCAAGAGCAAGAACAATCCATAGCTGAACCCCAGGACCTTATTGGTGAGATTTTCTTGTCTGTTGAATCTCCAGATCAAGATGATCAGGTTAAAAATCAAGCGCGTGAACTTGTTACTAATATGAAACAAGGAGCGCGTTTTTCCATGTTAGCTCAGCAGTTTTCTAATGCAGCAAGCGCTGCACAAGGTGGCGATATTGGTTGGGTAAGACGTAGTATGCTTGAAGATTCTTTAAAGAATGCTCTGGAATCACTACATCCGGGTGAGATCACTGAGGAACCTGTGCGTGGTCAAAATGGTTATTATATTCTTATGTTAAGAGATCATCGTGAAGCGGGGGAAAGCCCTGGTAAGCAAACACTTATTTCCTTTAAGCAAGTGCTTTATCCTGTTTCTGAAATACACTCAGAACGAGATTTTCAGTCGGCAATGAATACGATGAAGTCTCTTAGTGGTTCTGCTCGTAGTTGTGGTTTGTACGGGAAAATCGCATCGGGGAACAAAAAATTGAAGTTACAAGAAATGAAAGAAATACCCTTTAATTCCTTAATGCCCCAACTAAAGGACATACTGTCAAAAGTAGAAGTCGAACAAGCAACTGACCCGATTCCTTCTGATATTGGTATTGTCAGCTTTATGGTTTGCGAAAAAAAGGAAATTGACCCTAAAAAATTGAGCCGGGATGATATGCGTGCCATGTTGGTTGATAAAAAATTGAATCTTTTATCGGAACGAGAGTTACGCAATTTGCGCCGTGCTTCTTTTATAGACATAAGGATTTAG
- the lptF gene encoding LPS export ABC transporter permease LptF has protein sequence MTIANRYILKQLLLTTGFITIILTLLVWLTQSLRFIDVVISRGFTLQIFFKLILYLLPDLLGILLPIGALLAVLFVYNRLNNDSELIIFRATGFSNLMLAKPAVFLALVVMVIMYLINLYFLPLSFQRFKNLEYDIRNRVGVHMIRAGEFNNFKHFTLYVRSRQKSGELRGILLHDARNPHNQVTLAAEEGVLLETPNGAQIVMLNGNRQEFDSQSGKPRILWFEEYRLDLSTQQEDQDKRQLKPYERFLGDLFDPPDEQINPSFEKRLLAEGHQRILLPLSIVSFILLALNLFLRGDYQRRTRSKRLLIIFSLCTVLEILCLSLLNIVDYAFVTIPLAYSIVLGIGGLAFYGFDRHWQFLDKRLV, from the coding sequence ATGACAATTGCTAACCGATATATTCTAAAACAGCTTCTGCTCACCACAGGTTTTATTACAATCATATTAACCTTATTGGTGTGGCTTACACAATCCTTACGCTTTATTGACGTTGTGATTAGTCGTGGGTTCACGTTACAAATCTTTTTTAAATTAATCCTTTACCTATTGCCTGATCTTTTGGGTATTCTTTTGCCCATCGGGGCCTTACTGGCCGTACTTTTTGTCTACAACCGCCTTAATAATGACTCTGAGCTTATTATTTTTAGAGCCACTGGCTTCAGCAATCTTATGCTCGCAAAACCCGCTGTCTTTCTCGCTCTTGTGGTCATGGTCATCATGTATTTGATTAATTTGTATTTTTTGCCTTTATCTTTTCAGAGATTTAAAAATCTAGAATATGATATTCGCAATCGTGTTGGCGTTCATATGATTAGAGCTGGAGAGTTTAATAACTTTAAACATTTCACACTTTATGTTCGAAGTCGTCAAAAATCAGGAGAGCTGAGAGGAATCCTCCTTCATGATGCGCGCAATCCACATAATCAAGTTACCCTTGCTGCGGAAGAAGGCGTTCTTCTTGAAACACCTAATGGTGCTCAAATCGTGATGCTTAATGGTAATCGACAAGAATTTGACTCTCAATCAGGAAAGCCGCGTATTCTTTGGTTTGAAGAATATCGACTCGATCTGTCCACCCAACAAGAAGATCAAGACAAACGACAATTAAAACCTTATGAACGCTTTTTAGGGGATCTTTTCGATCCTCCCGATGAGCAAATCAATCCCAGTTTTGAAAAGAGATTACTCGCAGAAGGGCATCAGCGCATTCTTCTTCCTCTCAGTATCGTTAGCTTTATTTTACTGGCGCTCAATTTATTTCTCAGAGGAGACTACCAACGACGCACCCGATCGAAAAGGTTGCTGATCATCTTTTCACTTTGCACGGTCTTGGAGATTCTGTGTTTGAGCTTATTAAATATTGTTGATTATGCTTTTGTCACAATCCCCTTAGCCTATAGTATTGTTCTTGGAATAGGGGGCTTAGCTTTTTATGGATTTGACCGACATTGGCAGTTTTTAGATAAGAGGCTTGTGTAA
- a CDS encoding LptF/LptG family permease: MRLSTLFSRYLIKNYLKSFWVVLLITTAMIMLFDCSELLRKASCKPDISFGLVLKMSFLKMPNLIEVISPFIALFAGILCFWQLNKYRELEVAKASGISVWQILSPITLTALSLGAFDLIFINPVASKMMLHYEHLDNYYLNNHTDSLSISESGIWIREVQLGQQNVFHVNRIDQKTKNLSQIVIFQSDDQDRFVRRIDAQEGQFSKNLITLHKVWISLPDQVPALQENLSMPTTLNFRSLQDNGADPASISFWHLLGYVKLLENSGLSPLKYALHWHTLLARWAWLGVMVILAASCTMRPFRQGGFTGMLSLGVVVAFLLYFFRDVAHALGTSSTIPIILAAWIPTGVSALLGVSLLLHLEDG, encoded by the coding sequence GTGCGACTTTCTACTCTCTTTTCACGCTATTTGATCAAGAACTATCTAAAATCATTTTGGGTGGTTTTATTAATTACAACTGCCATGATTATGCTTTTTGACTGCTCGGAACTGTTGCGTAAAGCTTCTTGTAAGCCCGACATTTCATTTGGTCTTGTCTTAAAAATGTCTTTTTTGAAGATGCCTAATCTTATCGAAGTAATATCACCGTTCATAGCCTTGTTTGCTGGCATTCTATGTTTTTGGCAGTTAAACAAATATAGGGAGCTTGAAGTAGCCAAAGCTTCTGGAATTTCTGTCTGGCAAATTCTATCTCCCATTACCTTGACCGCTCTCTCCTTAGGAGCTTTTGATTTAATTTTTATAAATCCTGTTGCCTCTAAAATGATGCTGCATTACGAACATTTAGATAATTACTATCTTAATAATCATACGGATAGTCTTTCGATTTCTGAATCTGGCATTTGGATTCGAGAAGTACAACTGGGTCAACAAAATGTTTTTCACGTAAACCGTATTGATCAAAAGACAAAAAATTTATCACAGATTGTTATTTTCCAGTCCGATGATCAAGATCGGTTTGTCAGACGCATTGATGCACAGGAAGGTCAATTTAGTAAAAATCTCATCACCCTTCATAAGGTATGGATCTCTCTTCCAGACCAAGTCCCCGCCCTTCAAGAAAACTTATCCATGCCCACCACATTGAATTTCAGATCCTTACAAGACAATGGCGCTGATCCAGCTAGTATTTCTTTTTGGCACTTGCTGGGCTACGTTAAATTACTCGAAAATTCAGGTCTTTCTCCGCTCAAATATGCCCTTCATTGGCACACTCTTTTGGCTCGTTGGGCATGGCTTGGCGTCATGGTTATTTTAGCGGCAAGTTGCACCATGCGTCCTTTTAGACAAGGCGGATTTACAGGTATGCTTTCTTTAGGTGTTGTCGTTGCTTTTCTGCTTTATTTTTTCCGAGATGTTGCCCATGCTTTAGGAACATCTTCAACGATTCCTATCATCCTTGCTGCTTGGATACCAACCGGCGTGAGCGCCCTTTTAGGAGTCTCTTTACTTCTTCATCTCGAAGATGGATAA